In Aureibaculum algae, the following are encoded in one genomic region:
- a CDS encoding alginate lyase family protein, with the protein MRLNNKTQLFRIITLLIIVTIIGCKEASTNEQGDEKVDKIVSANSDHPKLILTKAGVESIRKQLGNIPIFDNTLKAVQEEIDAEIALGIDTPIPKDYSGGYTHVRHKRNMIVLQKAGVLYQILNDEKYAKYVKDMLMQYEAMYKTLPVHPKTRSYARGKLFWQCLNDSNWLVYVSQAYDCIYNYLTEEERNKLETNLFKPFADFISVDNPQFYQRVHNHSTWGNAAVGMIGLVMNDEELIDRALYGIKGAEMDKTAKDDDGGFINKDGKAGFLANIEEPFSPDGYYNEGPYYQRYAMYPFLVFAEGLHNVKPELKIFEYKEGVLLKSINALLNLSDADGEFFPLNDGQKGMSYYNDALVTAVDISYHFGAQDPGLLSIAEKQNKVLLDDSGLAVALGIKNGKAKPFAKKSINLSDGPDGKQGGVGILRNEDIELVFKYAAQGSSHGHYDKLSYSLYENGEEIIQDYGLARFVNIEQKGGGNYLKENKTWAKQTIAHNTVTQNETSHYNGDFEIGSKHNPELNYFSTENESVQVVSAKEANAYPGTEMLRTMAIIKDEDLEKPYVLDIMKLVSNKANQYDFPYYFLGQVLNSNFEYKIPSTLKPLGDKNGYQHLYVEGSAKANKDNTKFSWLNKGKFYTLTAVTNTNDEILFTRIGANDPAFNLRREAAIMLRRKNTKNTLFVSTIEAHGSYSPVSESAVNSNSSIKELKVILDTDQYTAIEITNVKGNTKLFITINKNASKETKHTLKINDKDYDWSGSYYFK; encoded by the coding sequence ATGAGATTAAATAATAAAACCCAATTATTTCGAATTATAACACTACTTATAATCGTTACCATAATTGGATGTAAAGAAGCGTCAACAAATGAACAGGGTGATGAAAAAGTTGATAAAATTGTATCAGCTAATAGTGATCATCCAAAACTTATTTTAACAAAAGCCGGAGTAGAAAGTATTCGGAAACAATTAGGTAATATTCCTATTTTTGATAATACATTAAAAGCCGTTCAAGAAGAGATAGATGCAGAAATTGCATTAGGAATAGACACTCCAATTCCAAAAGATTACTCTGGTGGGTATACACATGTTCGCCATAAACGTAATATGATCGTATTACAAAAAGCAGGTGTTTTATACCAAATTTTAAATGATGAAAAATATGCGAAGTATGTAAAGGATATGCTTATGCAATATGAAGCGATGTATAAAACATTACCTGTACATCCAAAAACAAGATCTTACGCAAGAGGTAAGCTATTTTGGCAATGTTTGAATGATTCTAATTGGCTGGTTTATGTGAGTCAAGCTTATGATTGTATCTATAACTATTTAACCGAAGAAGAACGTAACAAACTAGAAACAAATCTTTTTAAACCCTTTGCAGATTTCATTTCTGTTGATAACCCACAATTTTACCAAAGAGTACACAATCATAGTACCTGGGGAAATGCCGCTGTGGGTATGATTGGGTTGGTAATGAATGACGAGGAGTTAATAGATCGTGCATTATATGGTATTAAGGGTGCTGAAATGGATAAAACGGCTAAAGATGATGATGGTGGATTTATTAATAAAGATGGTAAGGCTGGTTTTTTAGCGAATATAGAAGAGCCTTTTTCACCTGATGGATATTATAATGAAGGACCCTATTATCAGCGTTATGCGATGTATCCCTTTTTAGTTTTTGCGGAAGGGTTACATAACGTTAAACCAGAATTGAAGATTTTTGAATATAAAGAAGGGGTGCTTTTAAAGTCAATTAATGCCCTTTTAAATTTGTCGGATGCAGATGGAGAATTTTTTCCACTAAACGATGGTCAAAAAGGAATGTCCTACTATAACGATGCTTTAGTTACTGCAGTAGATATTTCATATCATTTTGGAGCACAAGATCCGGGATTATTAAGTATCGCAGAAAAACAAAATAAAGTACTATTAGACGATTCTGGTTTGGCAGTAGCTTTGGGAATAAAAAATGGAAAAGCAAAACCATTTGCAAAAAAATCTATTAATTTATCTGATGGGCCAGATGGAAAACAAGGAGGTGTTGGTATTTTAAGAAATGAAGATATAGAACTTGTTTTTAAATATGCAGCTCAAGGATCTAGTCATGGTCATTATGATAAGTTGTCCTATTCCTTGTATGAAAATGGTGAAGAAATAATTCAAGATTATGGTTTAGCACGTTTTGTAAATATTGAACAAAAAGGTGGCGGAAATTATCTGAAAGAAAATAAAACATGGGCAAAACAAACCATTGCTCATAATACAGTAACCCAAAATGAAACTTCGCACTACAATGGTGATTTTGAAATTGGAAGTAAGCATAATCCAGAACTAAATTATTTTTCTACAGAAAATGAGAGCGTACAAGTGGTAAGTGCAAAAGAAGCGAATGCATATCCCGGTACCGAAATGCTTCGTACTATGGCAATCATAAAAGATGAAGATTTAGAAAAACCATATGTGTTAGATATTATGAAGTTGGTTTCTAATAAAGCCAATCAATATGACTTTCCCTATTACTTTTTAGGTCAAGTATTAAATTCAAATTTTGAATATAAAATACCATCAACTTTAAAACCTTTAGGAGATAAAAATGGATACCAACATTTATATGTGGAAGGCTCAGCAAAAGCGAATAAGGATAACACTAAATTTTCATGGTTGAATAAAGGTAAATTTTACACCTTGACAGCTGTAACTAATACTAATGACGAAATTCTTTTTACAAGAATTGGAGCCAATGATCCTGCTTTTAATTTGCGTCGAGAGGCCGCAATAATGCTACGACGTAAAAACACTAAAAACACTCTTTTTGTTTCTACGATAGAAGCACATGGTAGCTATAGTCCGGTTTCAGAATCTGCAGTGAATTCAAATAGTAGTATTAAAGAGCTGAAAGTGATTTTAGATACAGATCAATATACGGCAATTGAAATAACAAATGTAAAGGGTAATACAAAACTATTTATTACAATAAATAAGAACGCTTCAAAAGAAACGAAGCATACATTGAAAATTAACGATAAGGATTATGATTGGTCAGGTTCTTATTATTTCAAATAA
- a CDS encoding polysaccharide lyase family 7 protein, whose product MLYVRLLVLSTMLFIIAIGCQQKDDIIDEIDEEEVVVVVEEPIDDTYILPQIDLNNWKVTLPIGNPTEVKPPEILNYATNEVLKPFFYNDSVNGALVFYTYPGASTANSSYSRTELREQMIPGSNNTNWTFKQGGKMKGSLSMSEITKDADGDYHRVIIMQIHGRLTNSQRDLIGQKDNNAPPMLKIYWTDGKVRVKTKILKDLNASDTEILETDAWGDDDGYTFEENVGFKKFTLEIKVTEGKMEVILNDTESVVYDDIHIQKWGVFENYFKAGNYLVTKDAGAFSKVKYYDLSVIH is encoded by the coding sequence ATGCTTTATGTCAGATTATTAGTTTTAAGTACAATGCTTTTTATAATTGCAATTGGTTGTCAGCAAAAAGATGATATAATAGATGAAATAGATGAAGAAGAGGTTGTAGTTGTGGTTGAAGAACCTATTGATGATACATATATATTACCTCAAATAGATTTAAATAATTGGAAAGTAACGTTGCCAATTGGAAACCCAACAGAGGTTAAACCTCCTGAAATTTTGAATTATGCAACTAATGAAGTTTTAAAACCGTTTTTTTATAATGATTCGGTAAATGGAGCTTTGGTATTTTATACATACCCAGGAGCATCAACGGCAAACTCATCTTATTCTAGAACGGAATTAAGGGAGCAAATGATACCTGGCAGTAATAATACGAATTGGACTTTCAAACAAGGAGGGAAAATGAAGGGGAGTTTGTCTATGTCAGAAATAACAAAAGATGCTGACGGAGATTATCATCGGGTTATTATTATGCAAATTCATGGTAGGCTAACTAATAGTCAACGCGATTTGATTGGACAAAAAGATAATAATGCACCGCCAATGCTAAAAATTTATTGGACGGATGGAAAAGTTAGAGTGAAAACGAAAATTTTGAAAGATTTAAATGCTTCTGACACTGAAATATTAGAAACAGACGCCTGGGGAGATGATGATGGTTATACGTTTGAGGAGAACGTCGGATTTAAAAAGTTTACACTAGAAATAAAAGTTACTGAGGGTAAAATGGAGGTAATATTGAATGATACCGAATCAGTTGTTTATGATGATATTCACATTCAAAAATGGGGTGTTTTTGAAAATTATTTTAAAGCAGGTAATTATTTGGTAACTAAGGATGCAGGTGCTTTTTCTAAAGTTAAATATTATGATTTAAGTGTGATTCACTAG
- a CDS encoding polysaccharide lyase family 7 protein has product MKNLRIDIVSIILIALLSVNTACQAQKSNVSDSDVKVEKKKKKKKKKKVRLPDIDLSHWKVTLPVTNEKGKPYEIEPPEIIDFASNEIAKPYMYIDSTRGAIVFHAMPTASKTKNTKYTRSELREQIVPGDNNANWTFKQGANMKGKLSMEQTTKGSDGKYHRTIIMQIHGRLTNEQRDLIGEDDNNAPPMLKIYWDNGKVRVKTKVLKNLNATDEEILHEDAWGDDDGFNFEQKVDFKKFTLEVQVSDGKMVIILNGNEYKVYESIHMKRWGVFENYFKAGNYFQSRDEGSFSKVRYYELEVSH; this is encoded by the coding sequence ATGAAAAACCTCCGAATAGATATAGTAAGCATTATTCTAATAGCATTACTATCTGTAAATACAGCTTGTCAAGCACAGAAGAGCAATGTTTCAGATTCGGATGTTAAAGTAGAAAAGAAAAAAAAGAAGAAGAAAAAGAAGAAAGTCAGGTTACCAGACATTGATTTAAGTCACTGGAAGGTAACCTTACCAGTAACTAATGAGAAAGGAAAGCCTTATGAAATAGAGCCACCTGAAATCATTGATTTTGCATCAAATGAGATTGCAAAGCCTTATATGTATATAGATTCTACTAGAGGGGCTATAGTTTTTCATGCTATGCCAACGGCATCAAAAACAAAGAACACGAAGTATACCCGTTCTGAACTCCGAGAACAAATAGTGCCTGGTGATAATAATGCCAATTGGACATTTAAGCAAGGAGCCAATATGAAAGGTAAGCTTTCTATGGAGCAAACCACAAAGGGGTCTGATGGTAAGTATCATAGAACCATTATTATGCAAATACATGGGCGTTTAACAAACGAACAACGCGATTTAATTGGTGAAGATGATAATAATGCCCCTCCAATGTTAAAAATATACTGGGATAATGGGAAAGTAAGAGTCAAAACCAAAGTGCTTAAAAATCTCAATGCAACGGATGAAGAAATTTTGCACGAAGACGCATGGGGTGATGACGATGGTTTTAATTTTGAGCAAAAAGTAGATTTTAAAAAATTTACTTTAGAAGTTCAAGTTTCAGATGGTAAAATGGTAATCATTTTAAATGGTAATGAATATAAGGTTTACGAAAGTATTCATATGAAACGATGGGGAGTTTTTGAAAACTATTTTAAAGCAGGTAACTATTTTCAATCAAGAGATGAAGGTTCGTTTTCTAAAGTTAGGTATTACGAACTTGAGGTAAGTCATTAA
- a CDS encoding RagB/SusD family nutrient uptake outer membrane protein, with amino-acid sequence MKYRYKNIIVCFSFVALFASCEEELDLSNPTALSIEELLQTDNGFELLANGVLDAYQKVPANEFLLTELRSDNVRANSENGNFPAINAYNVDPNNGDVATYYSNNMATIKHANTIIDNRFLAPENQQYTVGEAYFMRALCHFNLVRAYQNIPYIDKVLDITKDEALDYPQLPEAAVYEKIIDDFKTSIAYLNGVEQNRYRPSEGAAICLAAKAYLSQPSPNYSEAELLLASVVENNGAYNYDLIYTERSNAEQFEFNADPLDNSVDLLTDAEYYANLVIDYGHVLGNAISDGYTDGVLDGSWSNSPALEINDEVVFSIAYDLVSSDNYVTSDSGLDDQVETDSESHSFAMTLQGPSNGINIATLDFLEVMNPELQPVRFYASIDALSYNPTVETNDTFNAKFPTEGEIGDNDWVVLRYADVLLLYAEAILGGDDSTTDSRAIDAFNKVRLRAGLEEVANLTKQQLLDERRVEFVYENQRLYDLIRFGEADDVLTKFSQQNSLFYTNEKKYLPFPQREMDNLPNFYKQNSGY; translated from the coding sequence ATGAAATATAGATATAAAAATATAATCGTTTGTTTTTCATTTGTAGCTTTATTTGCAAGCTGTGAGGAAGAACTAGATCTTAGTAACCCTACAGCTCTTTCAATAGAGGAGTTACTACAAACTGACAATGGATTTGAATTGTTGGCAAATGGAGTTTTAGATGCTTATCAAAAGGTTCCAGCAAATGAATTTCTGCTAACAGAATTAAGATCTGATAATGTAAGAGCGAATTCGGAAAATGGAAATTTCCCGGCAATTAATGCTTATAATGTAGATCCAAATAACGGAGATGTGGCCACCTATTATTCCAACAATATGGCTACTATTAAACATGCAAACACTATTATTGATAATCGTTTTTTAGCTCCAGAAAATCAACAGTACACGGTTGGGGAAGCTTATTTTATGAGAGCTTTATGTCATTTTAATTTGGTGAGAGCTTATCAGAACATTCCTTATATAGATAAAGTTTTAGACATCACTAAGGATGAGGCTTTAGATTACCCTCAATTACCAGAGGCTGCAGTTTACGAGAAGATCATAGATGATTTTAAAACATCAATTGCATACTTAAATGGTGTAGAGCAAAATAGATATCGTCCGTCTGAAGGAGCTGCTATTTGTTTAGCTGCGAAAGCATATTTAAGTCAGCCTAGTCCTAATTATTCTGAAGCCGAACTTTTATTAGCATCGGTTGTGGAAAATAATGGTGCTTATAATTATGATTTAATTTATACAGAAAGAAGCAATGCAGAACAGTTTGAGTTTAATGCAGATCCTTTAGATAATTCAGTTGATCTTTTAACAGATGCAGAGTATTATGCCAATTTAGTTATTGATTATGGTCATGTACTAGGTAATGCCATTTCTGATGGGTACACAGATGGGGTACTTGATGGTTCTTGGTCAAATAGTCCGGCTCTTGAAATTAATGATGAAGTCGTTTTTTCAATTGCTTATGATTTAGTGAGTAGCGATAATTATGTTACCAGCGATAGTGGTTTAGACGATCAAGTAGAAACAGATTCAGAATCACATAGTTTCGCCATGACGCTGCAAGGACCTTCTAACGGTATAAATATTGCGACACTTGATTTTTTAGAGGTTATGAACCCAGAATTACAACCGGTTAGATTCTATGCTAGTATTGATGCTTTATCTTATAATCCAACGGTTGAAACAAATGATACTTTTAATGCTAAATTCCCAACAGAAGGAGAGATTGGAGATAATGACTGGGTGGTTTTAAGATATGCAGATGTGTTGTTATTGTATGCAGAAGCAATTTTAGGAGGTGATGATAGTACTACAGATTCTAGAGCTATCGATGCTTTTAATAAAGTAAGATTAAGAGCAGGTCTTGAAGAGGTGGCAAACTTAACTAAGCAACAATTATTAGATGAGAGAAGAGTTGAATTTGTATACGAAAATCAACGTTTGTATGATTTAATAAGATTTGGTGAAGCCGATGATGTGTTAACAAAATTTTCGCAACAGAACAGTTTGTTTTATACAAATGAAAAGAAATATCTTCCTTTTCCACAAAGAGAAATGGACAATTTACCTAATTTTTATAAACAGAATAGCGGATACTAA
- a CDS encoding cupin domain-containing protein, producing the protein MNRFSEKYVIAKDLEWEVLGGGVSRKFLGYDNQIMMVRVKFDKGALGAPHQHFHTQATYCVSGKFEFEIDGEKKIVEAGDGVYIEPNLLHSAVCLEEGELIDTFSPVREDFLTGDGPSYFGDKS; encoded by the coding sequence ATGAATCGATTTAGCGAAAAGTATGTCATCGCAAAAGACTTGGAATGGGAAGTTCTTGGTGGTGGAGTATCTAGAAAGTTCTTAGGTTATGACAACCAAATCATGATGGTAAGAGTGAAGTTTGATAAAGGAGCATTAGGTGCTCCACATCAACATTTTCACACACAAGCTACCTATTGTGTTTCAGGTAAATTTGAATTTGAAATTGATGGGGAAAAGAAAATTGTAGAAGCGGGAGATGGCGTGTATATTGAGCCTAATTTATTGCATAGTGCAGTTTGCTTGGAAGAGGGTGAATTAATCGACACCTTTAGTCCTGTTAGAGAAGATTTTTTAACTGGTGATGGGCCATCATATTTTGGAGATAAGTCATAA
- a CDS encoding PKD domain-containing protein, translating to MFYKLIKKLNKSIIALFCMFFVLLSCYDSGYEEFVAPTGNVNNIQPNTLFTTSTKASDNLSIVFRSYSTDAASYLWDFGDGNSSTDANPDYTYAKGGLYNVKLTTTSSDGLVAVDSSSVAPIFVDFNFTMIDSEVTFENLTSGASELEWTFGDGDTIGWDAEDTEDDPDFNPVHIYATADTYQATLTATNFLGAKVSVTKNIEGLVLSTVPDFTFATTDLTVDFTDASILAVSHSWNFGDGNTSTEVNPSHTYATNGTYDVTLTTTNDAGVSKSITIQVPVGGVEATFKAIVQNGTADDFTLETNDNADAWDMTPNSTVKNNAGETVDSPFKALWSNSDLDGWLKDNCGDDSEQPGSSGDGNKFAGLGDRGVKLNEKCRRLYQVVAVEAGVEYTFTIDSRSEAEGINSEVFILNNEIAGEDVINTEAGRNANADAYYVIDNDFNSSKASSTKDTFTTTTFTFEATSNKVVIYVRALNAVDGSNEVFYDNIDIITPGF from the coding sequence ATGTTTTATAAATTAATTAAAAAATTAAATAAAAGTATTATTGCACTGTTTTGTATGTTTTTTGTCCTTTTATCATGTTATGATAGTGGTTACGAAGAGTTTGTGGCACCAACAGGAAATGTAAATAACATTCAGCCAAATACACTCTTTACAACAAGTACAAAAGCTAGTGATAATTTGTCCATAGTATTCAGAAGTTATTCGACAGATGCAGCTTCTTATTTATGGGATTTTGGAGATGGTAATTCATCAACAGATGCAAATCCAGATTATACCTATGCAAAAGGAGGTTTATATAATGTTAAATTGACCACAACAAGTTCAGACGGTTTAGTGGCGGTAGATTCTTCATCTGTTGCACCCATTTTTGTTGACTTTAATTTTACCATGATAGATTCAGAAGTGACTTTTGAAAATTTAACATCTGGTGCGAGTGAGTTAGAATGGACTTTTGGCGATGGAGATACAATTGGCTGGGATGCTGAAGATACAGAGGATGACCCTGATTTCAATCCTGTGCATATATATGCTACTGCTGATACATATCAAGCAACACTTACTGCAACTAATTTTTTGGGTGCTAAAGTTTCTGTAACCAAAAATATAGAAGGTTTAGTTTTATCGACAGTTCCTGATTTTACGTTTGCTACTACTGATTTAACTGTAGATTTTACGGATGCTTCAATTTTAGCAGTGTCACATAGTTGGAATTTTGGAGATGGAAATACATCGACCGAGGTTAATCCTTCACATACGTATGCAACTAATGGTACCTATGATGTTACTTTAACAACTACAAATGATGCTGGCGTATCTAAAAGTATTACAATACAGGTTCCAGTTGGCGGTGTAGAGGCTACTTTTAAGGCTATTGTTCAAAATGGTACTGCCGATGATTTTACACTCGAAACAAATGATAATGCTGATGCATGGGATATGACGCCAAATAGTACTGTAAAAAACAATGCAGGTGAAACTGTAGATAGCCCTTTTAAAGCACTTTGGTCTAATTCAGATTTGGATGGTTGGCTAAAAGATAATTGTGGAGATGATAGTGAGCAACCTGGCTCTTCGGGCGATGGTAATAAATTTGCAGGGTTAGGAGATAGAGGAGTAAAGTTAAATGAAAAGTGTCGTCGTCTCTATCAAGTTGTAGCAGTTGAAGCAGGGGTAGAATATACTTTTACAATTGATTCTCGTTCTGAAGCAGAAGGTATTAATTCTGAAGTATTTATTTTAAATAATGAAATCGCTGGTGAAGATGTTATTAATACAGAAGCTGGTCGAAATGCCAATGCAGATGCTTACTATGTAATTGATAATGATTTTAATAGTTCTAAGGCTTCTAGTACTAAGGATACTTTTACAACGACTACATTTACATTTGAGGCAACATCAAATAAAGTTGTGATTTATGTGAGAGCATTAAATGCTGTTGACGGCAGTAATGAAGTGTTCTATGATAATATAGATATTATTACTCCTGGATTTTAA
- a CDS encoding TonB-dependent receptor domain-containing protein, translated as MVWFISLTNQIITNIIRINIKLKTKLSLFVALLVGITLFAQENYTISGTVIDAKDQLPIPGATVLIVSTVKGVVTDFDGLYSIEAKKGDILQFSFIGYVSQTITVSDKKTINVSLVQDNNQLDEVVIVAYGDQKKKNITSALTKVSGADLQDVAVSRVEDALQGKVAGLRIQVASSEAGGDPKITLRGPGSITGSSSPLIVVDGVVLGTEADILGSIDNNNIESISVLKDASSVAIYGSRGANGVILVTLKKGVSGQTKFSYNTFTGYKFANKNDNFNTSISDERSRLDGLQDVVSSISSDSQNYDRINGDYNTAYAELEAMDFIASLGGGEKNWQDEIFNGGVITSHSFAVRGGSELTSYTASLGYLEDEGIALTDNFKKYNARIKVDSKSKNKKIKYGASIRVNYNDQDKLPARFTDPLRQLGHVPLYLNEDHLKYITQSDPGDAGAQFENIGVGSYGFSRAFDHVFTVDPNDPRAIARDPNTGLPLVSNLTSGGLTLSTTKNVHPLVHFLERSRTKKKLSLNASSYLDFELAKGLNFRQTISTVFRHNKNNEADYLYGQENREQESYRLEGRDELNQYAFESLLKYKKDFGKHNFNTILGFEFTQRDFYTQESEAVGYTNDFNNNIALADGGTTYTDNGTDKLVSYFGRLDYNFDEKYLVQLSARTDGSTRFGSNSRFGFFPAASVGWILSKENFLSESEFVTFLKLRASYGISGSNEISNNIFESLYRFEEAYSTIGYNGQTGVKGVTLANQNLGWEKLIEFNPGVDVTFGRGLLNLAVDYYTRTSKDLILFAPVPGVYGTDNWLQNIGEVKNEGVEIELNSRIISTEKFSWLASGQFSLNRNTVQSLGNNDQIISRIDQDTRPTEFIARVGQPITSF; from the coding sequence TTGGTTTGGTTTATAAGTTTAACTAATCAAATAATTACGAACATAATAAGAATCAATATTAAATTAAAAACTAAACTATCTCTGTTTGTAGCTTTACTTGTAGGTATTACATTATTTGCACAAGAAAATTATACGATTTCAGGTACAGTTATAGATGCAAAAGATCAGTTGCCAATCCCCGGAGCAACGGTTTTAATTGTGAGCACCGTTAAAGGTGTTGTCACAGATTTTGATGGGTTATATTCCATTGAAGCTAAAAAAGGTGATATTCTTCAATTTTCATTTATTGGATATGTCTCTCAAACAATTACCGTATCAGATAAAAAAACAATTAATGTATCCTTAGTTCAAGACAATAATCAATTGGATGAGGTTGTTATTGTAGCTTATGGAGATCAAAAAAAGAAAAATATAACCAGTGCTTTAACTAAAGTTTCTGGTGCCGATCTTCAGGATGTTGCTGTGTCACGTGTAGAAGATGCACTACAAGGAAAAGTAGCAGGATTAAGAATTCAGGTAGCGTCATCGGAAGCTGGTGGAGACCCTAAAATTACGTTAAGAGGCCCGGGATCTATTACAGGTTCATCATCACCTTTAATTGTTGTTGATGGTGTTGTTTTAGGTACAGAAGCTGATATTTTAGGTTCTATTGATAATAATAATATTGAATCAATTAGTGTTTTAAAAGATGCTTCATCTGTAGCAATATACGGTTCGCGTGGTGCAAATGGTGTTATTTTGGTTACGCTTAAGAAAGGTGTATCTGGTCAAACTAAATTTTCTTACAACACATTTACAGGTTATAAATTTGCAAATAAAAACGATAACTTTAATACCTCAATAAGTGATGAAAGATCAAGGTTAGACGGTTTACAGGATGTGGTAAGTTCAATTTCATCAGATAGTCAAAACTATGATAGGATAAATGGTGATTACAATACAGCTTATGCAGAACTTGAGGCCATGGATTTTATAGCTTCATTAGGAGGTGGTGAAAAAAATTGGCAAGATGAAATTTTCAATGGAGGTGTAATAACAAGTCATTCTTTTGCCGTAAGAGGAGGGTCTGAATTAACAAGTTACACCGCGTCTTTAGGATATCTTGAAGATGAAGGTATTGCATTAACCGATAATTTTAAGAAATACAATGCCAGAATAAAGGTTGATAGTAAATCGAAAAACAAAAAAATAAAGTACGGTGCTAGTATACGCGTTAATTACAATGATCAAGACAAGCTACCAGCAAGGTTTACAGATCCATTAAGGCAATTAGGTCATGTACCGCTTTATTTAAATGAAGATCATTTAAAATACATTACGCAGTCAGATCCTGGAGATGCAGGAGCTCAATTTGAAAATATAGGTGTAGGTAGCTACGGGTTTTCAAGAGCTTTTGATCATGTGTTTACAGTTGACCCTAATGATCCGAGAGCAATAGCTAGAGACCCTAATACAGGCCTCCCATTGGTTAGCAATTTGACCTCTGGTGGTTTAACGTTGTCAACTACAAAAAATGTTCATCCATTAGTACACTTTCTTGAAAGATCTAGAACAAAGAAGAAATTAAGTTTAAACGCATCTTCTTATCTTGACTTTGAATTAGCAAAAGGTCTTAATTTTAGACAAACCATTTCAACTGTTTTTAGACATAATAAAAATAATGAAGCGGACTATTTGTATGGACAAGAAAATAGAGAACAAGAATCTTACCGATTAGAAGGAAGAGATGAATTAAATCAATATGCATTTGAATCACTTCTTAAATACAAGAAAGATTTTGGTAAACATAATTTTAATACCATACTAGGGTTTGAGTTTACACAAAGAGATTTTTATACACAAGAGTCTGAGGCGGTAGGTTATACCAATGATTTCAATAACAATATTGCCCTTGCAGATGGAGGAACTACATATACAGACAATGGAACGGATAAATTAGTTTCCTATTTTGGAAGATTAGATTATAATTTTGATGAAAAGTACCTCGTACAATTATCTGCTCGAACGGATGGTAGTACTAGGTTTGGTTCAAATTCGAGATTTGGTTTCTTTCCAGCAGCTTCTGTAGGTTGGATTTTGTCAAAAGAAAATTTCTTGTCAGAAAGTGAATTTGTAACTTTCTTAAAATTGAGAGCCAGTTATGGTATTTCTGGATCTAATGAAATATCTAACAATATATTTGAATCACTTTATAGATTTGAAGAGGCCTACAGTACTATTGGTTATAATGGTCAGACCGGAGTTAAAGGGGTGACTTTAGCAAATCAAAATTTAGGTTGGGAAAAATTAATAGAATTTAACCCTGGTGTAGATGTTACTTTTGGTAGAGGTCTTTTAAATCTAGCAGTAGATTATTATACCAGAACAAGTAAAGATCTAATTCTTTTTGCACCAGTGCCTGGTGTCTATGGTACAGATAATTGGTTGCAAAATATAGGAGAGGTTAAAAATGAGGGGGTTGAAATAGAATTAAATTCTAGAATAATCTCTACTGAAAAGTTCAGTTGGTTAGCTTCAGGACAGTTTTCTTTAAATAGAAATACCGTTCAAAGTTTAGGTAATAATGACCAAATCATTTCTAGAATTGATCAAGATACAAGACCTACAGAGTTTATAGCTAGAGTAGGCCAGCCCATAACTTCTTTTTAA